In a single window of the Acidobacteriota bacterium genome:
- the purE gene encoding 5-(carboxyamino)imidazole ribonucleotide mutase, producing MQPLVGIIMGSKSDWETMANAAETLTALNVPFEVRVVSAHRTPDLLFEYASTAETRGLEVIIAGAGGAAHLPGMTAAKTSLPVVGVPVESKMLKGIDSLLSIVQMPAGIPVGTVAIGKAGAINAALYAAAMLANKYPEIKNALKRFRESQTQNVLDNPDPRDPTC from the coding sequence ATGCAACCACTGGTCGGAATCATTATGGGTTCAAAATCGGATTGGGAGACCATGGCGAATGCTGCTGAAACCTTAACCGCGCTTAATGTACCCTTTGAAGTGCGCGTCGTATCGGCACATCGCACACCGGATTTACTTTTTGAATACGCCTCGACTGCCGAAACTCGCGGTCTTGAAGTAATTATTGCAGGCGCAGGTGGCGCGGCGCATCTGCCGGGAATGACGGCGGCGAAAACTTCGCTTCCGGTGGTCGGGGTTCCGGTTGAATCAAAAATGTTGAAAGGGATAGATTCATTGCTTTCGATTGTCCAGATGCCCGCAGGCATTCCGGTCGGCACCGTGGCAATCGGTAAAGCCGGCGCGATAAATGCGGCACTTTATGCCGCAGCGATGCTGGCAAACAAATACCCGGAGATTAAAAATGCGCTTAAACGCTTTCGCGAATCGCAGACCCAAAATGTGTTGGATAACCCAGACCCGCGTGACCCAACCTGTTGA
- a CDS encoding DUF3142 domain-containing protein translates to MFKAFSSKRFSSQRFTGLVAVVTGLAVITLLITQYRKPHAWRTDELPLVFWSWRNQLPNQSDIQAAIDALNARALFVRAGQIDYENSKLRRIRETQGRLPRNLDLHLVYNATRTTLAAFETLQVGELAEVLCVTFHDDCQRALREGAVVVGLQLDFDVPTRLLPRYAKLIHKLRKRLKSNAQVSLTGLPTWMGSADLSDALEQVSFWIPQCYGAMIPQRLDVIAPISSPESVAGWVARAAELKRPFYAGISAYGYAIHYSRGGQLIEVRGDLDPALIASHSQMAVVEGHRFNDRKDAGEWRVVYQARGDALIDGLALRAGEYVMLDIPSVESLRQSVRSVREEGGRFLLGVCVFRLPSDQDQTNLSLKEIACAFRDETPSPQIAIEMERQNPVSDEQAQLMITIINRGTLTPPPGEDFLTVELFIPKPCLIDVITDDTLAYETLFNNQVCSQYRANRLRLKSRYLPVGRQTRAVIKIEGEAPETFQASVSLRISEDQMRRNKQLITVK, encoded by the coding sequence ATGTTCAAAGCCTTTTCATCAAAACGATTCAGCTCGCAACGGTTCACCGGATTGGTAGCGGTTGTGACAGGCTTGGCGGTCATCACCCTTCTCATTACCCAATATAGAAAACCCCACGCATGGCGAACTGACGAATTACCACTGGTGTTCTGGTCGTGGCGAAACCAGTTACCAAATCAAAGCGACATTCAGGCTGCGATTGATGCGTTGAACGCGAGAGCCTTGTTTGTGCGAGCCGGACAGATAGACTATGAAAATTCAAAGCTGCGGCGGATTAGAGAAACGCAAGGGCGTTTGCCGCGAAACCTTGACCTGCATCTGGTCTATAACGCAACCAGAACCACGCTGGCAGCATTTGAGACTTTGCAGGTAGGAGAACTGGCTGAAGTTCTTTGCGTCACTTTTCACGATGATTGTCAGCGGGCATTACGTGAAGGCGCAGTGGTTGTCGGATTGCAACTTGATTTCGATGTGCCGACGAGGTTGCTTCCGCGTTATGCCAAACTCATTCATAAGCTGAGAAAACGCCTGAAATCCAATGCGCAGGTTAGCCTTACAGGGCTGCCGACGTGGATGGGTTCGGCTGATTTATCCGATGCGCTTGAGCAGGTCTCTTTTTGGATTCCTCAATGTTATGGGGCGATGATCCCGCAACGGTTAGATGTGATCGCGCCAATTTCTTCACCTGAAAGCGTAGCCGGTTGGGTTGCAAGAGCCGCAGAGCTTAAACGCCCGTTTTATGCGGGAATTTCGGCTTATGGTTATGCCATTCATTACTCGCGCGGCGGACAATTGATTGAAGTGCGTGGCGATTTAGACCCGGCGTTGATTGCCAGCCATTCACAAATGGCAGTGGTCGAAGGTCACCGGTTTAATGACCGAAAAGACGCAGGCGAATGGCGCGTGGTCTATCAAGCGCGTGGCGATGCGTTAATTGATGGATTGGCATTGCGCGCAGGTGAATATGTGATGCTGGATATACCCAGCGTTGAATCGCTTCGTCAGTCCGTAAGAAGCGTTCGCGAAGAAGGCGGGCGATTTCTCCTTGGCGTTTGTGTGTTTCGGCTGCCGTCTGATCAGGATCAAACCAATTTAAGCTTAAAAGAGATTGCCTGTGCATTCAGGGATGAAACGCCTTCCCCGCAGATTGCTATCGAAATGGAAAGGCAGAACCCAGTCTCGGATGAGCAGGCACAGTTGATGATAACGATCATCAATCGTGGCACCTTGACCCCGCCACCGGGCGAAGACTTTTTAACGGTTGAGTTATTCATTCCGAAACCGTGCCTGATTGATGTAATCACTGATGACACGCTGGCTTATGAAACGTTATTTAACAATCAAGTGTGCAGCCAATACCGAGCTAACCGGCTGCGCTTGAAATCGCGCTATTTACCGGTCGGCAGGCAAACGCGAGCAGTCATAAAAATTGAAGGCGAAGCGCCCGAAACTTTTCAAGCTTCAGTTTCCTTGCGAATCAGTGAAGACCAGATGCGCCGGAATAAGCAACTCATAACCGTCAAATAG
- a CDS encoding M48 family metallopeptidase, producing MSSSVFERVRFTGMTPDAFQHPLDRIATENLKRVKGFDWLCRKFVEYGIERIEYVQNIGGSVRVAPRQMPLIYEMLRECCAILDVDEPELYVSNGPVNAYTSGHDHPFIVLQTGLIDLMTDTEVMGVIAHELGHIKCGHVLYKTMARAIKPFFEMLGSATLGAGKLVGAGIEAALGAWDQRSELSSDRAALLVLQDATPCLSMLMKLAGGTRRMPEQLSVEQFLNQARAYREGMDEKMLDRFYRFIGSMGITHPFPVERARALDEWVNSAEYQAILAGNYPRKPVLLPAGKTCPTCKQTAQPNDRFCNHCGTPIKTH from the coding sequence ATGTCGAGTAGTGTTTTTGAACGAGTTCGTTTTACAGGGATGACGCCGGATGCTTTTCAACATCCTTTAGACCGCATCGCAACGGAAAACCTCAAACGGGTAAAAGGCTTTGACTGGCTGTGTCGCAAATTTGTCGAATATGGCATTGAGCGTATTGAGTACGTGCAAAATATCGGCGGTTCTGTGCGGGTTGCCCCGCGACAGATGCCCTTGATTTATGAAATGCTGCGCGAATGCTGTGCGATTCTGGATGTCGATGAGCCTGAACTTTATGTCAGCAACGGCCCGGTCAACGCTTACACTTCCGGTCACGACCATCCGTTCATCGTTTTGCAAACCGGATTGATTGACTTGATGACCGATACCGAAGTGATGGGCGTCATCGCTCATGAACTTGGGCACATTAAGTGCGGTCATGTGCTGTACAAAACCATGGCGCGTGCCATCAAACCATTCTTTGAAATGCTGGGTTCGGCTACTCTGGGCGCAGGCAAACTGGTCGGCGCAGGAATCGAAGCGGCACTGGGTGCCTGGGATCAACGCTCGGAACTCAGTTCCGACCGCGCCGCATTGTTGGTTTTGCAGGACGCCACGCCTTGTCTTTCGATGCTGATGAAACTGGCAGGCGGAACGCGACGAATGCCTGAGCAATTGAGTGTTGAACAGTTTCTCAATCAGGCAAGAGCTTATCGGGAAGGCATGGATGAAAAGATGCTCGACCGCTTTTATCGCTTCATCGGCAGCATGGGCATCACTCATCCGTTTCCCGTGGAGCGCGCCAGAGCCTTGGATGAATGGGTAAACAGTGCAGAGTATCAGGCGATTCTTGCCGGAAATTATCCGCGTAAACCAGTCTTGCTGCCGGCGGGCAAAACCTGCCCGACCTGTAAACAAACGGCTCAGCCGAATGACCGGTTTTGTAACCACTGCGGCACGCCCATCAAAACCCATTGA
- a CDS encoding response regulator transcription factor has translation MAILIAEDNVAQRTYLRETLEREFIAHLPVIEAGDGEETIELALKHRPALCVMDIQMPKLSGVKAARAIWKNYPAARIIFWTQFPHEIYINEIRKLVKSVKPAPAYGFIDKNNPETRFLRFIAAVLEDGADMIDPAFKDSFKRPLLTEFEAEALYYLAMGLSNWAIARKCSLSLRGVESRLATLYEKLFISSPVGTVNENYDRLAYNVRTRAFFEALRRGLINSDELEKAATELESWIERDRKRYDEETKKRKL, from the coding sequence ATGGCGATTTTGATTGCAGAAGATAACGTCGCACAGCGCACTTATTTGCGCGAAACTTTGGAACGCGAATTCATCGCTCATCTGCCGGTGATTGAAGCGGGCGATGGCGAAGAGACTATTGAACTGGCGCTCAAACATCGCCCGGCGCTCTGCGTGATGGATATTCAGATGCCCAAACTGTCGGGCGTAAAAGCGGCGCGCGCCATCTGGAAAAATTATCCTGCGGCGCGCATCATTTTCTGGACACAATTTCCCCACGAAATTTATATCAATGAAATTCGCAAACTGGTGAAATCCGTCAAACCGGCTCCGGCTTATGGTTTCATCGATAAGAACAATCCCGAAACCCGTTTCCTGAGATTCATCGCGGCGGTTTTAGAAGACGGCGCGGATATGATTGACCCGGCGTTCAAAGATTCATTCAAGCGTCCGCTGCTTACTGAGTTTGAAGCCGAAGCTTTGTACTACCTGGCGATGGGGCTGTCGAACTGGGCGATTGCTCGTAAATGCAGTTTGAGTTTACGCGGGGTTGAAAGCCGTTTGGCGACGCTTTACGAAAAACTGTTTATCTCATCGCCGGTCGGAACCGTGAATGAAAATTATGACCGCCTGGCTTACAACGTCCGCACCCGGGCGTTTTTTGAAGCGCTCAGGCGCGGACTCATCAACAGCGATGAACTCGAAAAAGCCGCCACGGAATTGGAGAGTTGGATTGAACGCGACCGCAAACGTTACGACGAAGAAACCAAAAAGCGAAAGCTATAG
- a CDS encoding tetratricopeptide repeat protein produces MKNAGQPDSFFCMFKHHFKILLFILTLSTQFFALEHKTAARNLVGSDTIVIMPFENVSGRTEYNWIGESFASTLSELLDKPGLIAIRPDERNVAYKQEGLPPTAILTRATMIKIAERAGATLVVIGTYRISDDRDKDKTEQPKPKTDTTQEKPVERTVAITARLIDIREGRLIGEFNLGGDLYKLQEFQGTLAYEILYKRNPALPYSQVELTTQATLAPIGAFENYIKGTLTRERQAQIEFLEKAINEFNDKVRGYYISAMFELGRIRYESGEYKEAIDLLAKLSDRDPRYDEAQFYIGVAQNALGLTDAAIEGQQKLAAALPLYEVYNNIGVLLIKQKQIAEALQHLKPAVDVAPRDTDALFNLGYAYYLAKDYANAAGMLRRELERRTDDGEAYYILSKALTGLGDQAGASEAANQAKRLLPNFAQWEVKGAPVLARMKKTFSKPNYYRFKRDKDERANAINATSATPTQADAMLEKARTAFFGGRDEEALTTSQNLLQVAPQNYEAHLLIARVYERRGDFDRAINALKAALFWNPQLAAAHILSGRIYVLKNDCVNARAALTKALQIAPTDQDAQALKRLVEQKCTTQ; encoded by the coding sequence TTGAAAAACGCAGGTCAGCCCGATTCGTTTTTTTGTATGTTTAAACATCATTTTAAAATTCTCTTATTTATCCTCACGCTCTCGACTCAGTTTTTTGCGCTTGAACACAAAACCGCAGCCCGTAACCTCGTCGGCAGCGATACGATTGTCATTATGCCGTTTGAAAATGTATCGGGTCGCACTGAATACAACTGGATTGGCGAAAGTTTCGCTTCGACGTTATCGGAATTGCTCGATAAACCCGGTTTAATCGCCATCCGCCCGGATGAGCGCAATGTCGCGTACAAGCAGGAAGGCTTGCCGCCAACTGCTATCTTGACGCGCGCCACCATGATTAAAATTGCCGAACGCGCCGGCGCAACGCTGGTCGTCATTGGCACCTATCGAATTTCCGATGACCGCGATAAAGATAAGACCGAACAACCGAAACCTAAAACCGACACCACCCAGGAAAAACCGGTTGAGCGAACTGTTGCGATTACTGCGCGATTGATTGATATTCGCGAAGGTCGTTTGATTGGCGAATTCAACCTCGGTGGCGATTTATACAAACTTCAGGAATTTCAAGGGACGCTGGCTTACGAAATCCTCTACAAACGCAATCCCGCGCTGCCTTATTCACAAGTCGAATTAACCACCCAGGCGACGCTTGCGCCGATTGGCGCATTTGAGAACTACATCAAAGGCACGCTGACCCGTGAACGCCAGGCGCAAATCGAATTTCTCGAAAAAGCCATTAACGAGTTTAACGACAAGGTTCGCGGTTATTACATCTCTGCGATGTTTGAACTCGGTCGTATTCGCTATGAATCGGGCGAATATAAAGAAGCGATTGACTTACTGGCAAAACTCTCAGACCGCGACCCGCGTTATGATGAAGCGCAATTTTATATCGGCGTCGCGCAAAACGCTTTGGGACTCACCGATGCCGCGATTGAAGGGCAACAGAAACTCGCAGCCGCCTTGCCGCTTTATGAGGTTTATAACAACATCGGCGTGTTGCTTATCAAACAAAAGCAGATTGCCGAAGCTCTGCAACATTTGAAACCGGCGGTCGATGTCGCCCCGCGTGATACCGATGCGCTGTTTAATCTCGGTTATGCCTACTATCTGGCGAAAGATTATGCCAACGCTGCGGGGATGCTCCGACGCGAACTCGAACGCCGAACCGATGACGGCGAGGCTTATTATATTCTAAGCAAGGCGCTCACCGGACTGGGCGACCAGGCGGGCGCAAGCGAGGCGGCGAATCAGGCGAAGCGGTTACTGCCCAATTTCGCGCAGTGGGAAGTCAAGGGTGCGCCGGTTCTGGCGCGCATGAAAAAGACTTTCAGCAAACCCAATTATTACCGGTTCAAACGCGACAAGGATGAACGCGCCAACGCCATCAATGCCACTAGCGCCACGCCAACTCAGGCTGATGCGATGCTCGAAAAAGCCCGCACCGCGTTTTTTGGTGGACGCGATGAAGAGGCGCTCACCACCAGTCAGAACCTCTTACAGGTTGCGCCGCAAAATTACGAAGCCCATCTGTTAATCGCCAGAGTTTATGAACGACGCGGCGATTTTGACCGCGCCATCAATGCCCTGAAAGCCGCTTTATTCTGGAATCCGCAACTCGCGGCAGCACACATTCTTTCGGGTCGTATTTATGTTTTGAAAAATGATTGCGTGAATGCCCGAGCCGCTTTGACGAAAGCCTTGCAAATCGCGCCAACCGATCAGGACGCTCAAGCCTTGAAGCGTTTGGTCGAACAGAAATGCACAACGCAATAA
- a CDS encoding two-component regulator propeller domain-containing protein: MNLTNQVLTFRRVLYLLLLIAVIPVLYPLHTTAQNANPQPPANLHQWGAVTLFHGLPSDHVQAIAQDQDGTLWFGTDGGLAKFDGRRIEKIVIEELTNTRVRVLTFDLLQRLWIGTDKGAGIWSNNQFQLLAETREKSINAIAVGRNIAMVSEEGFIFSYSISTFPTHLFTISPQDNPLLNIEANNSPLPLTSVEFVSENSLIIGTRGRGLLQIEGKEIKELTINPRPFFIEAIARDPHQQFWIGAQAKDSHNGLYQLDALSRSKKINADTNTVTALKFANIETFWVGTQKDGVFVFKGTEAIEHLTFENTAGGLRSNNIYTIFFDREGVVWIGTDRGVCRFDPQGMRVETISPFAESNFIRALFQSADGLIWCGTNRGLFVRLKTSPIWQEVAELSGKSIYAMIETAENHLLVGTHSGLYSGKKDLRFTSRYFTGSRAFERAESETSPNNQTESIRAFCKFQNTIFLASFENGVDKFDGENRTTIFPVENNELGKRLVVSLFADKNGRLLIGTAEGGLFVFDGRQAIREPDFDSLKNQTIWAITQTADGALWFATNEGLSVFANGKLQHLIESVEARAVIPASNSAPFVWCATSGSGFFKVLLDERGEPIISRFDSEQGLPSQKVFAVLPTAENELWIGTNSGVVRYETNNMAPVLKISRVIGNRAYQPREIASQINLEYPQNSLLVEAAAIGSRTFPEQFQYAFVLFDSTGRLITQKISRDSQMVVQNLRNGEYRLTVRAYTNDLIASEPLTVNFAVQRAPFPWTTTALAVLLLLAILAMFWGYRQNQKIARSHEALAITNQQLAETRMQLANETETERRRISRDLHDQTLADLRKLMMLSDQLSITEKTNGHQSIDPKLFRAEIESISSEIRRICEDLSPSVLENVGFAAALEWALTEAVAHLPAENRFAYEFACEEFIEEKLNLPTVMQIHIYRIAQEAISNISRHAQASQVRLRARVDADNNFILEIEDDGCGFDLSTEEKKGRGIANIRTRASLIDAEVNWIRQSTGGTLFIFRKLAQSPISI, translated from the coding sequence GTGAATCTGACAAACCAAGTATTAACGTTTCGTCGAGTGCTTTATCTCCTCTTGTTGATTGCCGTGATTCCGGTTCTCTATCCTCTCCATACAACTGCTCAGAATGCCAATCCACAACCCCCTGCCAATCTTCACCAATGGGGCGCAGTAACACTTTTTCATGGGTTGCCATCTGACCATGTGCAGGCTATCGCTCAGGATCAGGATGGGACATTGTGGTTTGGCACAGATGGCGGACTGGCGAAGTTTGACGGACGGCGAATCGAAAAAATCGTTATTGAAGAATTGACCAATACCCGGGTTCGTGTGCTGACCTTTGATTTGCTGCAACGCTTATGGATTGGCACTGACAAAGGCGCAGGCATCTGGTCAAACAATCAATTTCAATTGCTTGCGGAAACCAGAGAAAAAAGTATTAACGCGATTGCTGTTGGTCGAAATATCGCGATGGTCAGTGAAGAAGGTTTCATTTTCAGCTATTCAATATCGACATTCCCAACTCATCTGTTCACCATTTCGCCTCAAGACAATCCCTTACTCAACATCGAAGCGAACAACTCGCCGCTGCCGCTGACCAGCGTTGAATTCGTGAGTGAAAATTCCCTGATTATCGGAACACGCGGGCGGGGATTGTTACAGATCGAAGGCAAAGAAATAAAGGAACTCACCATCAACCCGCGTCCGTTTTTTATTGAAGCGATTGCTCGTGATCCGCATCAGCAATTCTGGATTGGCGCGCAAGCCAAGGATTCCCACAACGGTTTATATCAGCTTGATGCCCTGTCGCGCTCCAAAAAAATCAATGCCGATACCAATACGGTCACGGCGCTGAAATTCGCTAACATAGAAACCTTCTGGGTGGGGACCCAAAAAGATGGAGTGTTTGTTTTTAAAGGCACGGAAGCTATCGAACATCTGACCTTTGAAAATACTGCCGGGGGACTAAGGTCAAATAATATCTATACCATCTTTTTTGACCGTGAAGGCGTGGTCTGGATAGGCACCGACAGAGGCGTTTGCCGCTTTGACCCGCAAGGCATGCGCGTTGAAACCATTTCACCGTTTGCCGAAAGTAATTTCATTCGCGCGCTGTTTCAATCAGCGGACGGGCTTATCTGGTGCGGCACCAATCGCGGGTTGTTCGTGCGTTTAAAAACCTCACCCATCTGGCAGGAGGTCGCTGAACTTTCAGGAAAAAGCATCTATGCGATGATTGAAACCGCAGAAAATCACTTACTGGTGGGAACCCATTCGGGCTTGTATTCAGGGAAAAAAGACCTGCGTTTTACATCACGATATTTTACCGGCAGCCGCGCCTTCGAGCGCGCGGAATCAGAAACTTCGCCGAACAATCAAACCGAAAGCATCCGGGCGTTTTGTAAATTTCAAAACACCATTTTTTTAGCGAGCTTTGAAAACGGCGTCGATAAATTTGACGGTGAAAATCGCACAACCATTTTTCCGGTTGAAAATAATGAGTTGGGAAAACGTCTGGTGGTTAGTCTTTTTGCGGATAAAAATGGGCGATTGCTGATTGGCACAGCCGAGGGCGGCTTATTTGTTTTTGACGGGAGACAGGCAATCAGAGAGCCAGATTTCGACAGCTTAAAAAATCAAACCATTTGGGCAATCACCCAAACCGCAGACGGCGCGCTGTGGTTTGCCACCAACGAAGGGTTATCGGTTTTCGCAAATGGAAAATTGCAGCATTTGATTGAAAGCGTCGAAGCCCGCGCGGTTATTCCAGCGAGCAATTCTGCGCCCTTCGTGTGGTGCGCAACCTCGGGGAGCGGATTTTTTAAAGTTCTGCTTGATGAACGCGGCGAGCCGATTATTTCGCGGTTCGACAGCGAACAAGGCTTGCCTTCGCAAAAAGTTTTTGCGGTTTTACCAACGGCTGAAAACGAATTATGGATTGGCACCAATAGCGGGGTGGTTCGCTATGAAACCAACAATATGGCTCCGGTTCTAAAAATTTCCCGCGTCATCGGCAACCGGGCTTATCAACCGCGGGAGATTGCCTCGCAAATCAATCTTGAATACCCGCAAAACAGTTTACTGGTTGAAGCAGCGGCAATCGGCAGCCGAACCTTCCCCGAACAATTTCAATATGCTTTTGTTCTCTTTGACAGCACCGGCCGTTTAATCACTCAAAAAATTTCCAGAGATTCGCAAATGGTGGTACAAAATTTAAGAAACGGCGAATACCGACTCACGGTTCGCGCCTACACCAACGACCTAATCGCTTCCGAACCGCTGACCGTAAATTTCGCCGTGCAACGCGCGCCATTTCCCTGGACAACCACCGCACTTGCGGTTTTGCTTTTATTAGCCATTCTCGCCATGTTCTGGGGTTACCGGCAAAATCAGAAAATCGCCCGCAGCCATGAAGCGTTAGCCATCACCAATCAACAACTCGCTGAAACCCGTATGCAACTGGCGAATGAAACCGAAACCGAACGCCGCCGGATTTCCCGTGATTTGCACGACCAGACGCTTGCCGATTTAAGGAAACTGATGATGCTTTCCGACCAGCTTTCAATAACTGAAAAAACCAATGGTCATCAATCGATTGACCCGAAACTGTTTCGCGCGGAAATCGAATCCATCTCTTCGGAAATCCGCCGCATCTGCGAAGATTTAAGCCCGTCGGTTTTAGAAAATGTCGGGTTTGCAGCGGCGCTCGAATGGGCGCTTACAGAAGCCGTCGCCCATCTTCCCGCAGAAAACCGTTTCGCTTACGAATTTGCGTGCGAAGAGTTTATTGAAGAAAAATTGAATCTTCCGACCGTGATGCAGATTCACATCTATCGTATCGCCCAGGAAGCCATCAGCAATATTTCACGTCACGCCCAGGCTTCGCAGGTTCGATTGCGCGCCCGCGTTGATGCCGACAACAATTTCATCCTTGAAATCGAAGATGATGGTTGCGGATTTGATTTATCAACCGAAGAGAAAAAAGGGCGCGGCATTGCCAACATTCGCACCCGCGCCAGTTTGATTGATGCAGAGGTCAATTGGATTCGCCAATCCACCGGCGGCACGCTTTTCATTTTTCGCAAATTAGCCCAATCTCCAATCTCCATTTAA
- a CDS encoding glycosyltransferase family 39 protein — translation MSKNNLLLSLSFIFLLAFALRLTASGLFEGIHSGPSPEGFGVDGVEFNQIAENLALHHQFSIVEGSPTTFRAPGFPLLLAGIYEIFGVDNFFAARVCFALIGTLLVFPVFFLTREITNDFTAMIAALLAAIYPNLIYYNIHFASEPLYTLLLTTSIFLFLRASKALSSRDFFMSGLLLGMAALTRPVAVLFIPFFAIAILFLYRRNFLKLIFPIAVFAFAAGLVIAPWTLRNYLAQQQFVMITTNGGSTFWGSNNQLVLDDPQLHGDWVTTETFEEQKNLLRDLSEAERDRHEWQYGKSFLKNHPQVIPRLLWYKFYAFWTPILKTPNHKFNLLVGLSYGLLLPFILAGSWLFFKRRKLLRRELLILIAPIFATLMSVLVFYGSSRFRCTIEPLLLVFAATAISGLVAMVFKQPAVFPFEKVTSNLKNGKNKSREKSFSY, via the coding sequence GTGTCCAAGAACAACCTTCTGCTCAGTCTTTCATTCATTTTCCTATTAGCCTTTGCGCTGCGCCTCACTGCCAGTGGTTTGTTTGAAGGCATCCATTCGGGCCCCTCGCCGGAAGGTTTCGGCGTCGATGGCGTTGAATTCAATCAGATTGCTGAAAACCTTGCGCTTCATCACCAATTTTCAATTGTAGAAGGCAGCCCGACAACCTTTCGCGCGCCGGGGTTTCCATTGCTGCTTGCAGGTATCTACGAAATTTTTGGCGTGGATAATTTTTTCGCGGCGCGCGTCTGTTTTGCGTTGATCGGCACATTGTTGGTCTTTCCGGTTTTTTTTCTCACACGCGAAATTACCAATGATTTTACGGCTATGATTGCCGCTTTGCTTGCTGCCATCTATCCGAATTTAATTTATTACAACATCCATTTTGCCAGTGAACCGCTCTACACATTATTGCTAACCACTTCGATTTTTCTTTTTTTAAGAGCCAGTAAAGCCCTGTCCTCAAGGGATTTTTTTATGAGCGGGCTGCTGCTTGGTATGGCGGCACTCACACGTCCTGTAGCCGTACTGTTTATTCCGTTTTTTGCCATCGCCATCCTATTTTTATATCGCCGTAATTTTTTAAAACTCATTTTTCCGATTGCAGTTTTCGCTTTTGCAGCGGGATTGGTCATCGCGCCCTGGACATTGCGAAATTATTTGGCACAGCAGCAATTCGTGATGATTACCACCAATGGTGGCTCAACCTTCTGGGGCAGCAATAATCAATTGGTTTTGGATGACCCGCAACTTCATGGTGACTGGGTAACCACGGAAACCTTTGAAGAACAAAAAAATCTCCTCAGAGATTTATCCGAAGCTGAGCGCGACCGACACGAATGGCAATACGGCAAAAGTTTTTTAAAGAATCACCCACAGGTAATTCCGCGATTACTCTGGTACAAATTTTATGCGTTCTGGACGCCGATATTAAAAACTCCGAACCATAAATTTAATTTGTTGGTTGGATTGTCATATGGCCTGCTGTTGCCCTTTATACTGGCGGGCAGTTGGCTCTTTTTTAAACGACGAAAATTACTTCGCAGAGAATTGTTGATTTTAATTGCACCGATATTCGCGACGTTGATGAGCGTTTTGGTGTTTTACGGCTCTTCAAGATTTCGTTGTACTATCGAACCCTTGCTTCTGGTTTTCGCCGCCACTGCTATAAGTGGGTTGGTGGCAATGGTCTTTAAACAACCGGCAGTTTTTCCTTTTGAAAAAGTCACATCGAATTTGAAAAATGGAAAAAATAAATCCAGAGAGAAAAGTTTTTCATACTAA